In Desulfobacteraceae bacterium, the sequence TGCGCCGCAGCGGCGGCAGGCGGTGGGGGATTCCGCTGGAAATGGCCTTTCGGGGCGGGTCATGGGGGCTCTTGAGACAGAGGCCGCCTGCGGTTGCAGGCGGCCTTTGAGGTTTTGGCGCCAAGTCACGGCGGCCGGTCAGTGTTGATTTCGGTCGCTGCGGGCTTTAACCGGCGCGGCCGTCATCACAGGGCTCGTCTTGGCCCTCCCGACCGGCGTGCTCGGCGGTGCCGGAGAGGGTGCAGCTGGGGTCCTTTTCTGCCGGTGTTTCCTGGGGCGCCACCGCCGCCGCCTCCTCGGGCGCCACCCCCACCTGGGGCAGATCCTGTTCGGCCAGCTTCTTGAGCATCAGGTAGCGTTCCTGGTACTGAGCCTCCAACTGGGCGTCCAGCCTGGCGGCTTCCTCCGGGAAGGTCTGCTTCAGGGAGGCGTAGCGGACTTCGCCGGCCAGAAATTCCTGCAGCGACCCGTCGGGTTCCTTAGAGTCGAGGATAAACGGGTTATTGCCTTCCGCCCTGAGCTGCGGGTTGTAGCGGTAAAGGGGCCAGTAACCGCTTGCAACCGCCAGGCGGGATTCCTCCTGGCTGCGTCCCATGCCTTTTTTGATGCCGTGGTTGATGCAGGGCGAGTAGGCCATGATCAGGGAGGGGCCGTCATAGCTTTCGGCTTCGGTGAAGGCTTTGATCAGCTGCTGCTTGTTGGCCCCCATCGCCACGTTGGCGACGTAGACGTAACCGTAGGTCATGGCCATGGCGCCAAGATCCTTTTTGGCGGTCTTTTTGCCGGAAGCGGCGAATTTCGCCACCGAGCCGATGGGCGTCGCCTTGGAGGACTGGCCGCCGGTGTTGGAGTAGACCTCGGTGTCAAAGACCATGATGTTGATGTCCTCCCCGCTGGCCATGACATGATCGAGCCCGCCAAAGGAGATGTCGTAGGCCGAGCCGTCGCCGAGAAAAATCCAGTAGGATTTTTTGGTGAAGAGTTTGGCATAGGTGTTGATGTCGGCCAGAAGGCGGTTCTCGGGGTATTGCGGGAGGAGCTTTTTGAGTTCGTCGCCGTATTTACGCGAGCCTTCGGCATCTTTGCGGTTGTCCAGCCAGCCCTGGAGGGCGTCTCGAACCTCCGGCGCAATCTCCGTTTTCAGGGCGTCGCTGGCCAAATCGGCCAGCTTGGCGCGCTGCTGCAGCTGGCCGAGGAACATCCCGTAGGTGAATTCCGCCGGATCCTCGAAGAGGGAGTTGCCCCAGGTCGGGCCGAAGCCGTCCTCGTTGACGCAGTAGGGAATCGCCGGTGCCGAGCCGCCCCAGATGGAGGTGCAGCCTGTGGCGTTGCCGATCACCATGCGCTCGCCGAAAAGCTGGGTCAGAAGCTTGGCATAGGGCGTTTCGCCGCAGCCGGCGCAGGCACCCGAGAACTCCAGCAGGGGCTGGTAGAACTGGCTGCCCTTGACGCTGCCGCGTTTGATCAGCCGGGCCCGGTTGGGCACCGCCAGGCTGTAGTTCCAGTTGGGGATCTGGACCTCCGTCTGGGTGGCCAGCGGTTTCATCACCAGGGCCTTCTTTTTCGCCGGGCAGATGTCGGCGCAGTTGCCGCAACCCATGCAGTCCAGGGTATCGACCTGCATCCGGAAGTTGTAGCCTTTGAGTTCCTTGCCAAGGGCTTTTTTGGCCTCGTAGCCTTGGGGTGCGGCGGCCATTTCTTCGTCGGTCAGCAGAAACGGCCGGATGGTGGCGTGCGGGCAGACCATGGCGCACTGGTTGCACTGGATGCAGTTTTCCATGATCCATTCGGGCACCATGATGGCGACGCCGCGTTTCTCGTACTGGGTGGTGGCCACGGGGAAAATGCCGTCGGGTCTGAAGGCGCTGACCGGCAGTTTGTCGCCCTGCTGGGCCACCATCGGGCGCAGGACCTTGGTGACGAATTCCGGCTCGTCAGCGGCCGGCGTGGCTACCTCGGCCGCCGCCGCCCAGGACTCGGGATATTTAATCTCCACCAGATTCTCCAGGGTCTTGTCCACCGCGTCGTTGTTCATCTGGACGATTTTTTCGCCCTTGCGGCCGAACATCTTCTTGATCTGATCCTTCAGATAACTGATGGCCTCTTCCACCGGGATGACGTTGGCGAGCTTGAAGAAAGCGGTCTGCATGATCATGTTGATCCGGCCGCCGAGCCCCACTTCCTGGGCGATTTTGACCGCGTCGATATTGTAGAACTTGAGCTTCTTGCGGGCGATGGTGCGCCGCATGGCCCACGGAAGTTTTTCCTCCATGTCCGCCATGCTCCAGGGGGAGTTGAGCAAGAAGGTGCCACCGGTTTTGATCCCCTCCAGCACATCGTAGATGTTGACATAGCTGTCTTTGTGGCAGGCGATATAGTCCGCCGAATCGATCAGGTAGGTGGACTGAATCGGTTTTTTGCCGAAACGCAGGTGGGACATGGTGACCCCGCCGGATTTTTTGGAATCGTAGGCGAAATAGGCCTGGGCGTAGAGGTCGGTGTTGTCCCCGATGATCTTGATGGCGCTTTTGTTGGCCCCGACGGTGCCGTCGGCGCCCAGGCCCCAGAACTTGCACTGCACGGTGCCTTCCGGCGCCACGTCGAAGCCTTCCTCGAAGTCCAGCGAGGTGTGGCTGACGTCGTCGTCGATGCCGACGGTGAAATGGTTTTTGGGGCCCACGGCGTTCATGTTGTCGAAGATCGCCTTGACCATGCCGGGGTTGAACTCCTTGGATCCCAGCCCGTAGCGGCCGCCGAGGATGGTCGGCATGTCGCCGCGCTCCATAAAGGCGGTGCAGACGTCCGTGTAGAGGGGGTCGCCGATGGCCCCGGGCTCTTTGGTGCGGTCCAGCACGGTGATGCGGTCGGCCGAGGCCGGCAGCACCGCCAGCAGATGCGCCGTTGAAAAGGGCCGGTAGAGGCGGACCTTGATCAGGCCGACGGCCTCGCCCTGAATCGCCAGGTGGGTGACCACCTCCTCGATGGTTTCACACGAGGAGCCCATCGAAATGATCACCCGGGTGGCATCCGGGGCGCCGACATAATCGAAAGGTTTGTAGGCGCGGCCGGTCAGGCGGCCGACTTTTTTCATGTAGTCGCTGACGATCGCGGGGATTTTCTCGTAAAAGGGGTTGACGGCCTCACGGTTCTGGAAGTAGATGTCCGGATTCTGAGCAGTTCCCCGCAGTTCGGGTCTTTCCGGGTTGGCGCCGCGTTTCCGGAAGCACCGCACGGCCTCCCAGTTGACCAGCTTGGCCATATCGGCATAATCGATCATCTCGACTTTCTGAATTTCATGGGACGTGCGGAAGCCGTCGAAAAAATGCAGGAAGGGGACACTGGCCTCGATGGCGGCGAGATGCGCCACCAGCCCCAGGTCCATCGCCTCCTGGACCGACGCCGAGGCCAGCAGGCTGAAGCCCGTCTGCCGGACGGCCATGACGTCCTGGTGGTCGCCGAAGATGGAGAGGGCGTGGGCGGCAACGGCCCGCGCGGTGACATGCAAAACGCCCGGCAGCAGTTCCCCGGACATTTTGTACATATTGGGAATCATCAGCAGCAGGCCCTGGGAAGCGGTGAAGGAGGTGGTCAGCGCGCCGGCTGCCAGAGAGCCGTGGACCGCGGCCGCCGCACCGGCTTCGGACTGCAGCTGGCGCACGGTCAGGGTCTGACCGAAGATGTTTTTACGCCCCTCGGCGGCCCACTCATCGGCTATCTCCCCGATGGGGGAGGAGGGGGTGATGGGGTAGATCGCGGCCACGTCACTCATGGCGTATGCCACGTGAGCGGCTGCTGTATTGCCATCGATGGTTTTCATTGTTTTTGCCATAAATCGCTCCTTACTGTGATTTGAGGGCTAAAATAAGCCAGGTACAGGGGCCTGTTTCCGATTCAAAGCCATTTTTAGAACTAGATCATTATGATACCGGACGGGGTTTGTAAAGAAAAAGTATCCAACAAAATCCGCAGGATGGCGTCGGGATGTGCCACTCGGTGGCTGTAACCCACGGCCCGCAGCGCGGGAAAATATAGAGGCCCGGCCGGCGAAGCGCAGGGCAGTGGGGCGCGGCGGCCGCCGCTCAAGTGAACTCGGGGGCGGGCGCCGGCTTGCGGCGGTGGGCCGGTGGTCAGCCCAACAGGCTGTCAAAGAAATCGTTGCCCTTGTCGTCGATGAGAATAAAGGCCGGGAAATCTTTGACGGTTATTTCGTAGATGGCCTCCATGCCCAGCTCGGGGTATTCCAGGACCCGGACATGGGTGATACACTCTTTGCCGAGCCTGGCTGCCGGCCCGCCGATGGAGCCCAGATAGAAGCCGCCGTGGGTTTTGCAGGATTCCGTCACCGTGCGGGTCCGGTTGCCCTTGGCCAGCATGACCAGCGAGGCTCCCCTTTTTTGAAAAAGGGGTACGTAGGGGTCCATCCGGGCGGCGGTGGTGGGGCCGAAGGACCCTGAAGGGTAACCTTCGGGGGTTTTGGCCGGTCCGGCGTAGTAGATGATATGGTCCTTGAAGTATTCGGGCAGGTCTTCGCCGCGGTCCAGGCGCTCCTTGAGCTTGGCGTGGGCGATGTCCCGGGCGACGACGATTTTACCCGTCAGCAGCAGGGGGGTTGCCACCGGATGGGCACTCAGGACGGCGCGGATCGCGCTCATGGGTTGATCCAGATCGACGCGCACCGCTTTTCGGGCCTCGGCTTCCAGGGTGGGCAGGAAGCGCGCGGGGTCTTGCTCGAGCTTTTCCAGAAAGATGCCGTCACGGGTGATCTTGGCCTTGATGTTGCGGTCGGCGCTGCAGCTGACCCCCATTCCGATGGGGCAGGAGGCCCCGTGGCGGGGGAGGCGGATGACCCGGACGTCCAGACAGAAGTATTTGCCGCCGAACTGGGCGCCGATCCCGAGTTCCCGGGAGGCCTGCAGCGCCTGCGCTTCCAGCGCCTTGTCGCGGAAGGCGCGGCCTCCCGCGTTGCCGGTCTCGGGCAGGCCGTCCAGGTAGCCCGCAGAGGCCAGCTTGACGGTTTTGAGGTTCAGTTCCGCCGAGGTGCCGCCGACGACGAATGCCAAATGGTAGGGGGGGCAAGCGGCCGTTCCGAGGGTTTTCATTTTGGCTACCATGAAGGGTAGCAGGGTCGCCGGCGTGAGGACCGCCTTGGTTTCCTGAAAGAGGTAGGTCTTGTTGGCGGAGCCGCCCCCTTTGGCGATGAAGAGGAATTTGTAGGCCTCGCCCTCGGTGGCGTAGAGCTCGATTTGGGCGGGAAGGTTGCAGCCGGTATTTTTCTCCTCGAACATGCTTAAGGGGGCATTCTGGGAGTAGCGCAGGTTGTTGCGGGTGTATGCGTTGAAAATACCTTCCGCAAGGGCCTGCTCGTCGCCACCGCCCGTCCAGACCTGCTGGCCTTTTTTGCCCATGACGATGGCGGTGCCGGTGTCCTGACACATGGGGAATTGCCCCTCGGCGCTGATGACCGCATTTTTGAGCATTTCAAGGGCCACCATTTTATCGTTGGCGGAGGCCTCCGGATCTTTGAAAATCTCGGCCAGCAGGTCGAGATGCCCGGGGCGCAGGAGGTGCGAGACATCCTTGAACGCCTTTTCGGCCAGCAGGGTCAACCCCTGCGGGGCGATCTTCAGGATTTCAAGGCCGTTGAAAGAATCGGTGGAGACGAACTCCCGGCTCAAAAGCCGGTATTCCGTGGGGTCCTCGCCCAGGGGAAACATTTCCTGATATGCAAACTCAACCATCGCGCCAGCTCTCCTTTCGGTATTCCGCCAAAAACGGCT encodes:
- the nifJ gene encoding pyruvate:ferredoxin (flavodoxin) oxidoreductase, with product MAKTMKTIDGNTAAAHVAYAMSDVAAIYPITPSSPIGEIADEWAAEGRKNIFGQTLTVRQLQSEAGAAAAVHGSLAAGALTTSFTASQGLLLMIPNMYKMSGELLPGVLHVTARAVAAHALSIFGDHQDVMAVRQTGFSLLASASVQEAMDLGLVAHLAAIEASVPFLHFFDGFRTSHEIQKVEMIDYADMAKLVNWEAVRCFRKRGANPERPELRGTAQNPDIYFQNREAVNPFYEKIPAIVSDYMKKVGRLTGRAYKPFDYVGAPDATRVIISMGSSCETIEEVVTHLAIQGEAVGLIKVRLYRPFSTAHLLAVLPASADRITVLDRTKEPGAIGDPLYTDVCTAFMERGDMPTILGGRYGLGSKEFNPGMVKAIFDNMNAVGPKNHFTVGIDDDVSHTSLDFEEGFDVAPEGTVQCKFWGLGADGTVGANKSAIKIIGDNTDLYAQAYFAYDSKKSGGVTMSHLRFGKKPIQSTYLIDSADYIACHKDSYVNIYDVLEGIKTGGTFLLNSPWSMADMEEKLPWAMRRTIARKKLKFYNIDAVKIAQEVGLGGRINMIMQTAFFKLANVIPVEEAISYLKDQIKKMFGRKGEKIVQMNNDAVDKTLENLVEIKYPESWAAAAEVATPAADEPEFVTKVLRPMVAQQGDKLPVSAFRPDGIFPVATTQYEKRGVAIMVPEWIMENCIQCNQCAMVCPHATIRPFLLTDEEMAAAPQGYEAKKALGKELKGYNFRMQVDTLDCMGCGNCADICPAKKKALVMKPLATQTEVQIPNWNYSLAVPNRARLIKRGSVKGSQFYQPLLEFSGACAGCGETPYAKLLTQLFGERMVIGNATGCTSIWGGSAPAIPYCVNEDGFGPTWGNSLFEDPAEFTYGMFLGQLQQRAKLADLASDALKTEIAPEVRDALQGWLDNRKDAEGSRKYGDELKKLLPQYPENRLLADINTYAKLFTKKSYWIFLGDGSAYDISFGGLDHVMASGEDINIMVFDTEVYSNTGGQSSKATPIGSVAKFAASGKKTAKKDLGAMAMTYGYVYVANVAMGANKQQLIKAFTEAESYDGPSLIMAYSPCINHGIKKGMGRSQEESRLAVASGYWPLYRYNPQLRAEGNNPFILDSKEPDGSLQEFLAGEVRYASLKQTFPEEAARLDAQLEAQYQERYLMLKKLAEQDLPQVGVAPEEAAAVAPQETPAEKDPSCTLSGTAEHAGREGQDEPCDDGRAG
- a CDS encoding fumarate hydratase; translation: MVEFAYQEMFPLGEDPTEYRLLSREFVSTDSFNGLEILKIAPQGLTLLAEKAFKDVSHLLRPGHLDLLAEIFKDPEASANDKMVALEMLKNAVISAEGQFPMCQDTGTAIVMGKKGQQVWTGGGDEQALAEGIFNAYTRNNLRYSQNAPLSMFEEKNTGCNLPAQIELYATEGEAYKFLFIAKGGGSANKTYLFQETKAVLTPATLLPFMVAKMKTLGTAACPPYHLAFVVGGTSAELNLKTVKLASAGYLDGLPETGNAGGRAFRDKALEAQALQASRELGIGAQFGGKYFCLDVRVIRLPRHGASCPIGMGVSCSADRNIKAKITRDGIFLEKLEQDPARFLPTLEAEARKAVRVDLDQPMSAIRAVLSAHPVATPLLLTGKIVVARDIAHAKLKERLDRGEDLPEYFKDHIIYYAGPAKTPEGYPSGSFGPTTAARMDPYVPLFQKRGASLVMLAKGNRTRTVTESCKTHGGFYLGSIGGPAARLGKECITHVRVLEYPELGMEAIYEITVKDFPAFILIDDKGNDFFDSLLG